Proteins encoded in a region of the Pigmentiphaga litoralis genome:
- a CDS encoding tannase/feruloyl esterase family alpha/beta hydrolase produces MTSAAYRTALPDRPNAAGTAIDQATPDYCEVLVDIKPVDPTAPLIKSQVNLPTSWNGKKLQFGGGGYNGVLNTGVQQSRNAGPETPFPLTQGYLTAGTDSGHQNTTTVHPAAFALNDEALANFAYASYKKTHDVAVQLGSTYYANRPLKSYYLGGSQGGREGLMMAQRYPNDFDGIITIDPVINATALWTFQNSFGGVQSAPGSWLGNKNQLIHDTIAAACDAQDGIADNVVSNYLTCKPLADAALAAKRCPSGADEGPACFSDGQLAAVKWAYTGYTFPFALANGITSYAGYVYGSELVPGNFSNWVTGTVPPTAGDPDAIAGIGRSYLFGSYYVRYFIARNPSFNALNYNPAAFQARVQAVSAMIDATNPDLTAFFNRGGKIILREDLGDKGQSPQTGLDYWNAVGARMGKDKTEQFFAAYVATGLPHTSGGVPAGSANAPTYGIPGRVDLLAPLEAWVERGVKPADSMTLTNRDALPPYAVTASKPMCRYPMFPRYVGTTPAGGNVASNYTCVAG; encoded by the coding sequence GTGACGTCGGCCGCGTATCGCACCGCCCTGCCCGATCGGCCCAACGCCGCGGGCACGGCCATCGATCAGGCCACGCCAGACTATTGCGAAGTCCTGGTCGACATCAAGCCCGTCGACCCGACTGCGCCGCTGATCAAGTCCCAGGTGAACCTGCCGACCAGCTGGAATGGCAAGAAGCTGCAGTTCGGCGGTGGCGGCTACAACGGCGTGTTGAACACCGGCGTGCAGCAGAGCCGCAATGCGGGGCCGGAAACGCCCTTCCCACTGACGCAGGGCTACCTGACTGCCGGCACCGACTCGGGCCACCAGAACACCACGACCGTCCATCCAGCCGCATTCGCGTTGAATGACGAGGCACTGGCCAACTTCGCCTATGCGTCCTACAAGAAAACGCACGACGTGGCGGTGCAGCTTGGCAGCACCTACTACGCGAACCGTCCGCTCAAAAGCTACTACCTGGGCGGCTCGCAAGGCGGGCGGGAAGGCCTGATGATGGCGCAGCGTTATCCCAACGACTTCGACGGCATCATCACCATCGACCCCGTCATCAACGCAACCGCGCTGTGGACTTTCCAGAACAGTTTCGGCGGCGTGCAGAGCGCCCCCGGCAGCTGGCTGGGCAACAAGAATCAGTTGATCCATGACACGATCGCCGCGGCCTGCGATGCGCAGGACGGCATTGCCGACAACGTGGTCAGCAACTACCTGACGTGCAAGCCGCTGGCCGACGCCGCCCTCGCGGCCAAGCGCTGCCCGTCGGGCGCGGACGAAGGTCCGGCGTGCTTCTCCGACGGCCAGCTGGCAGCCGTGAAGTGGGCCTATACGGGCTACACCTTCCCGTTCGCGCTGGCCAATGGCATCACGTCGTATGCCGGCTATGTGTACGGGTCGGAACTGGTCCCGGGCAACTTTTCGAACTGGGTCACGGGTACCGTGCCGCCAACCGCAGGCGATCCGGATGCGATCGCAGGCATCGGCCGCAGCTATCTGTTCGGCAGCTATTACGTGCGCTACTTCATTGCCAGGAACCCGTCGTTCAATGCACTGAACTACAACCCGGCCGCCTTCCAGGCGCGGGTGCAGGCCGTGTCCGCGATGATCGATGCGACCAATCCGGATCTGACGGCGTTCTTCAATCGTGGCGGCAAGATCATTCTGCGTGAAGACCTGGGCGACAAAGGCCAGAGCCCGCAGACCGGCCTGGATTACTGGAACGCGGTGGGCGCCAGGATGGGCAAGGACAAGACGGAGCAGTTCTTTGCGGCCTATGTGGCGACGGGCTTGCCGCATACATCGGGCGGCGTGCCAGCCGGGTCGGCCAACGCGCCCACCTACGGCATTCCCGGCCGCGTGGACTTGCTGGCGCCGCTGGAAGCGTGGGTGGAACGGGGCGTGAAGCCGGCGGACAGCATGACGCTGACCAACCGCGATGCCCTGCCGCCGTATGCGGTGACGGCGTCCAAGCCGATGTGCCGCTACCCGATGTTCCCGCGCTATGTCGGGACGACGCCAGCAGGGGGGAATGTGGCGTCCAACTACACGTGCGTGGCGGGCTAA
- a CDS encoding 2-hydroxyacid dehydrogenase, which yields MKVAVFSARSYDRRFLDEANGASPTSPPTELVYFDVALDADTAALAHGCQAVCVFVNDRLDAPALHALAGLGVGAVLLRCAGFNNVDLTVALDLGLFVARVPSYSPEAVAEHTLALVMTLNRQTHRAYNRVRDGNFMLEGLLGSTLHGKTVGIVGTGKIGLATARIFHGMGCTVLGCDPYPSPLFEPLGHMAPLEELLARSDIVTLHCPLTEASKHMIDAAALSRMKAGAMLVNTSRGALVDTTAVIKALKSRQLGHLAIDVYEQEGALFFQDRSGEIIDDDVFQRLMTFPNVLVTGHQGFFTVEALREISTATLVNLRHFIESTPCPNRVNAAS from the coding sequence ATGAAAGTTGCCGTCTTCAGCGCCCGTTCCTATGACCGCCGGTTTCTTGATGAAGCCAATGGCGCGTCGCCCACGTCACCCCCGACCGAGCTTGTCTACTTCGACGTCGCACTCGACGCCGACACCGCCGCGCTGGCGCACGGTTGCCAGGCCGTCTGCGTCTTTGTGAATGATCGCCTTGATGCGCCGGCGCTGCATGCCCTGGCCGGGCTTGGCGTCGGCGCCGTATTGTTGCGATGTGCCGGCTTCAACAATGTGGACCTGACGGTCGCGCTCGACCTCGGCCTGTTCGTGGCCCGGGTCCCGTCCTACTCGCCCGAAGCGGTGGCGGAACATACGCTGGCGCTGGTCATGACGCTCAACCGCCAGACCCATCGGGCCTACAACCGGGTGCGTGACGGCAACTTCATGCTGGAAGGCCTGCTTGGCAGCACCCTGCACGGCAAGACGGTGGGCATCGTCGGCACCGGCAAGATCGGTCTGGCAACGGCGCGGATCTTTCATGGCATGGGTTGCACGGTGCTTGGCTGCGACCCTTACCCATCGCCGCTGTTCGAACCGCTCGGACACATGGCGCCACTGGAAGAGCTGCTGGCCCGGTCCGACATCGTGACGCTGCATTGCCCGCTGACCGAAGCGTCAAAGCACATGATCGATGCTGCTGCGCTGTCACGCATGAAGGCGGGTGCGATGCTGGTCAACACGTCGCGTGGCGCTTTGGTGGATACCACCGCCGTGATCAAGGCGCTCAAATCCCGGCAGTTGGGTCACCTTGCCATCGACGTGTACGAGCAGGAGGGCGCGCTGTTCTTCCAGGACCGCTCGGGAGAGATCATCGACGATGATGTCTTCCAGCGCCTGATGACCTTCCCCAATGTATTGGTGACCGGACATCAGGGCTTTTTCACGGTGGAAGCGCTACGGGAAATCTCGACGGCGACACTCGTCAATCTGCGCCACTTCATCGAGAGCACGCCCTGCCCGAACCGGGTGAACGCGGCGTCTTAG
- a CDS encoding ABC transporter ATP-binding protein — translation MTPALQLQGINKRYGALHVTRDVNLELQPGARHALIGPNGAGKSTLVHLITGLVPPSSGKMWLGGELLTGRTPERRVKLGLGRTFQINSLFGKLTVGENVGLALAAAHGVDGSMGRPLQHRPELMDEAAQLLSSLGLIDLVGRTVNDLAYGQRRLVEIALALALRPKVLLLDEPVAGVPSTEGKRLFELLERLPPDVATLVIEHDMELVFRFAKQITVLVEGAVLLEGPVDEVRSSKLVRDVYLGGGRHP, via the coding sequence ATGACCCCGGCGCTGCAACTGCAAGGCATCAACAAACGCTACGGCGCGCTGCATGTTACCCGCGACGTCAACCTGGAACTGCAGCCCGGCGCGCGTCATGCGCTGATCGGCCCCAACGGTGCGGGCAAGAGCACGCTGGTGCACTTGATCACCGGGCTGGTTCCGCCCAGCAGCGGCAAGATGTGGCTGGGCGGCGAGCTGCTGACCGGCCGCACGCCCGAGCGCCGCGTCAAGCTGGGTCTGGGCCGCACCTTCCAGATCAATTCCCTGTTCGGCAAGCTGACCGTGGGCGAAAACGTGGGTCTGGCGCTGGCCGCGGCGCATGGCGTGGACGGCAGCATGGGGCGGCCGTTGCAGCATCGGCCGGAACTGATGGACGAGGCCGCGCAACTGTTGAGCTCGCTTGGCCTGATCGACTTGGTCGGTCGCACCGTCAACGACCTGGCCTACGGGCAACGCCGGCTGGTCGAGATTGCACTGGCGCTGGCCTTGCGGCCCAAGGTGCTGTTGCTGGACGAACCGGTGGCAGGCGTGCCGTCCACCGAAGGCAAACGTCTGTTCGAACTGCTGGAACGCCTGCCGCCCGATGTGGCCACGCTGGTCATCGAACATGACATGGAGCTGGTCTTCCGTTTTGCCAAGCAGATCACCGTGCTGGTGGAAGGCGCGGTGCTGCTGGAAGGGCCGGTCGACGAAGTGCGCAGCAGCAAGCTGGTGCGCGATGTGTACCTGGGCGGAGGACGTCATCCATGA
- a CDS encoding ABC transporter ATP-binding protein has translation MNDLLTVDDVFAGYGDIAILEGVSFRVGQGEAVALLGRNGVGKSTLISTLMGLTDVRSGTVRYRGEDIGKWPSHVRARRGLGLVSQEREIFPSLSVEENLVVATRAGSWTLERIYDLFPRLYERRRNMGNQLSGGEQQMLAIGRALIGNPAVLLLDEPFEGLAPIIVDGLVDAFRRLHQEGELGIVLVEQHAALALELTERATVLDRGRVSWSGDSRDLLAHPEQLSALIGLAEAAA, from the coding sequence ATGAACGATCTGTTGACTGTCGATGACGTGTTTGCCGGCTATGGCGACATCGCCATCCTGGAAGGCGTGTCGTTCCGCGTCGGCCAGGGCGAGGCTGTCGCGCTGCTGGGTCGCAATGGCGTGGGAAAATCCACGTTGATCAGTACACTGATGGGCTTGACCGACGTGCGCAGCGGTACCGTGCGCTATCGCGGCGAAGACATCGGCAAGTGGCCCAGCCATGTGCGGGCGCGGCGCGGTCTGGGCCTGGTGTCGCAGGAACGGGAAATATTTCCGTCGCTCAGCGTGGAAGAAAACCTGGTGGTCGCGACCCGAGCGGGATCATGGACGCTGGAACGCATCTATGACCTGTTCCCGCGTCTGTACGAACGCCGCCGCAACATGGGCAACCAGTTGTCGGGCGGGGAACAGCAGATGCTGGCGATCGGCCGTGCGCTGATCGGCAACCCGGCGGTGCTGCTGCTGGATGAGCCTTTCGAAGGCCTGGCGCCGATCATTGTCGATGGGCTGGTCGATGCCTTTCGCCGCCTGCATCAGGAAGGCGAACTGGGCATTGTGCTGGTCGAGCAGCATGCGGCGCTGGCGCTGGAACTGACCGAGCGCGCGACCGTGCTGGATCGTGGCCGCGTCAGCTGGTCTGGCGACAGCCGTGATCTGCTGGCGCATCCGGAACAACTGTCGGCGCTGATCGGGCTGGCCGAAGCCGCTGCCTGA
- a CDS encoding SDR family NAD(P)-dependent oxidoreductase: MTRRLEGKVAIITGAGCVGPGWGNGRAAAVRFAQEGARVFAVDRDMDAMQETLARIAEFGGEVTPWTCDVMSADEVAAMVQQCQATYGRIDILVNNVGGSAKGGPVELSEADWDRQIDFNLKSVFLTCKHVLPIMEAQGGGSIVNMSSASGTRWTGSAQIGYASAKAGIIQFSKVVAVQYGKKNIRVNTVVPGQMHTPMVEVRLAGQRAEGDVDALLQQRQARIPLGWMGDGRDTANAALFLASDEARFITATEIVVDGGMSARCD; encoded by the coding sequence ATGACAAGAAGACTCGAAGGCAAGGTTGCCATCATCACCGGCGCGGGTTGCGTCGGGCCGGGCTGGGGTAATGGCCGCGCGGCGGCAGTGCGGTTCGCGCAGGAAGGCGCCCGTGTGTTTGCCGTCGACCGTGACATGGACGCCATGCAGGAAACCCTGGCCCGCATTGCCGAATTCGGCGGCGAGGTCACGCCATGGACCTGCGACGTCATGTCGGCGGACGAGGTGGCCGCCATGGTCCAGCAGTGCCAGGCCACGTACGGCCGCATCGACATCCTGGTCAACAACGTGGGCGGATCGGCCAAGGGCGGTCCGGTGGAATTGAGCGAGGCCGACTGGGACCGCCAGATCGACTTCAACCTGAAGAGCGTTTTCCTGACCTGCAAGCACGTGCTGCCCATCATGGAAGCGCAAGGCGGCGGATCGATCGTGAACATGTCGTCCGCGTCGGGCACGCGCTGGACGGGCTCGGCGCAGATCGGCTATGCGAGCGCCAAGGCCGGCATCATCCAGTTTTCAAAGGTCGTGGCGGTGCAGTACGGAAAGAAGAACATTCGCGTGAACACGGTGGTGCCGGGGCAGATGCATACGCCCATGGTGGAAGTGCGCCTGGCCGGCCAGCGTGCAGAGGGTGATGTCGACGCGCTGCTGCAGCAACGCCAGGCGCGCATTCCGCTGGGCTGGATGGGAGACGGCCGCGACACGGCCAACGCCGCGCTGTTCCTGGCGTCAGACGAAGCCCGCTTCATTACCGCCACCGAGATCGTGGTGGACGGCGGCATGAGCGCACGCTGCGACTGA
- the fdhA gene encoding formaldehyde dehydrogenase, glutathione-independent translates to MTSNRGVAYIGQGKVEVQNIPYPKLEDPRGRRIDHGVILKVVSTNICGSDQHMVRGRTTAEEGLILGHEITGEVIEAGKDVEMLKIGDLVSVPFNVACGRCRTCKEQHTGVCLTVNPSRAGGAYGYVDMGGWVGGQAEFVMVPYADFNLLRFPDKDQAMSKIRDLTCLSDILPTGYHGAVTAGVGPGSTVYVAGAGPVGLAAAASARLLGAAVVIIGDVNPVRLEHPKRLGYETVDLSLDVSLADQITQILGEPEVDSAVDAVGFEARGHGHAGAQEEAPATVLNSLMEVTRAAGRIGIPGLYVTDDPGAADSAARKGALSVRFGLGWAKSHSFFTGQTPVMKYNRALMQAILWDRIKIAETVGVEVISLDEAPKGYAEFDSGAPKKIVIDPHGMLA, encoded by the coding sequence ATGACATCCAATCGCGGCGTTGCCTATATCGGGCAGGGCAAGGTCGAAGTCCAGAACATTCCCTACCCCAAACTCGAAGATCCGCGCGGCCGGCGCATCGATCACGGCGTGATCCTGAAGGTCGTATCGACCAACATCTGCGGGTCCGACCAGCACATGGTGCGGGGCCGCACCACCGCCGAAGAGGGACTGATCCTCGGGCACGAAATCACGGGCGAAGTGATCGAGGCCGGCAAGGATGTCGAGATGCTCAAGATCGGCGATCTGGTCTCGGTCCCCTTCAACGTGGCGTGCGGCCGCTGCCGCACGTGCAAGGAACAGCACACCGGCGTGTGCCTGACGGTGAACCCGTCACGCGCGGGCGGCGCCTATGGCTATGTGGACATGGGCGGCTGGGTCGGTGGCCAGGCCGAATTCGTGATGGTCCCGTATGCCGACTTCAACCTGCTGCGCTTTCCGGACAAGGACCAGGCCATGTCCAAGATCCGCGACCTGACCTGCCTGTCGGACATCCTGCCCACCGGCTATCACGGCGCGGTCACGGCCGGTGTCGGCCCGGGCAGCACGGTGTATGTGGCCGGCGCCGGACCGGTCGGACTGGCCGCCGCGGCGTCGGCACGATTGCTCGGCGCCGCGGTGGTCATCATTGGCGACGTCAACCCGGTGCGGCTGGAACACCCCAAGCGCCTGGGCTACGAGACGGTCGACCTGTCGCTGGACGTGTCCCTGGCCGACCAGATCACGCAGATCCTGGGCGAGCCGGAAGTCGACAGCGCGGTCGATGCTGTCGGCTTCGAAGCGCGCGGACACGGGCACGCGGGCGCGCAGGAAGAAGCGCCGGCCACCGTGCTGAATTCGTTGATGGAAGTCACGCGCGCCGCCGGCCGCATCGGCATCCCGGGCCTGTATGTAACGGATGATCCGGGCGCTGCCGACAGCGCCGCGCGCAAGGGCGCGCTCAGCGTGCGCTTCGGGCTGGGCTGGGCCAAGTCCCATTCGTTTTTCACGGGCCAGACGCCGGTCATGAAATACAACCGTGCGCTGATGCAGGCGATTCTGTGGGACCGCATCAAGATTGCCGAGACGGTGGGCGTCGAAGTGATCTCATTGGATGAGGCGCCCAAGGGCTATGCCGAATTCGATTCGGGTGCGCCCAAGAAGATTGTGATCGACCCGCACGGCATGCTGGCTTAA
- a CDS encoding alpha/beta fold hydrolase encodes MSAQPLLLLPGLLCDAAVWEPQIAELGDQADCIVADYGSASSITEMAQIALSLAPAGPLAVAGHSMGGRVALEVIRLAPERVTRLALMDTGYQALVPGFVGEGEKKGRYALLETARKDGMRALGLKWAPGMVHPSRVDGPVFEAVLQMIERKTPDIFAAQINALIHRPDASGQLAGIQVPTLVLCGRDDSWSPLSRHEDMHAVLPRSTLSVIENSGHMSTMEEPGQVTAAMKAWLNA; translated from the coding sequence GTGAGCGCCCAACCTCTACTTCTGTTGCCGGGGCTGCTGTGTGATGCCGCCGTCTGGGAACCGCAGATCGCCGAACTGGGTGATCAGGCGGACTGCATCGTTGCCGATTACGGCAGCGCGTCATCCATTACCGAGATGGCGCAGATCGCGTTGTCGCTGGCACCAGCCGGACCGCTGGCCGTGGCCGGCCACAGCATGGGCGGGCGGGTGGCGCTGGAAGTCATCCGGCTTGCGCCCGAACGGGTGACGCGACTGGCATTGATGGACACGGGCTATCAGGCGCTGGTGCCCGGCTTTGTGGGCGAGGGCGAAAAGAAAGGGCGATATGCCCTGCTGGAAACAGCGCGCAAGGACGGCATGCGGGCGCTTGGCCTGAAGTGGGCGCCCGGCATGGTGCATCCATCGCGTGTGGACGGGCCGGTGTTTGAAGCGGTGCTGCAGATGATCGAGCGCAAAACGCCCGATATCTTTGCCGCGCAGATCAACGCCCTGATCCACCGGCCCGATGCCAGTGGACAACTGGCGGGCATCCAGGTGCCGACGTTGGTGCTCTGCGGACGTGACGACAGCTGGAGCCCGCTGTCCCGCCATGAAGACATGCATGCGGTGCTGCCCCGCTCAACATTGAGCGTGATCGAAAATTCCGGTCACATGAGCACGATGGAAGAACCGGGGCAGGTCACGGCAGCCATGAAGGCGTGGTTGAACGCATAG